From a single Arachis hypogaea cultivar Tifrunner chromosome 3, arahy.Tifrunner.gnm2.J5K5, whole genome shotgun sequence genomic region:
- the LOC112790926 gene encoding uncharacterized protein: MFRPARWRTDKNKVKAVFKLQFHVTQMLQSGVDALVLSIVPVDIGKATTRLDKASVNGGICRWDNPVYETVKFVQDSKTGKFTERIYYFVLSTGLSKASTIGEVSIDFADYAEATKPSSVSLPFKNSRCDAVLHVSIQRLQENNDKREEEECEDGKIKHDANNNNKSLRTYLTNGHADESTRSDASEDVSAKSNTRGAELSADCRTSSGSDLTLSSSEGSGGLDTPREHGVRNASIQPNTNGFVSPPGHPQDPQNPAANATVYDVQQRPQWGWLAASEHGLSTDNSTNDSQDALPKEGSQPAADMEIERLKAELTAIARQKDMSDLELQTLKKQIIKESKKGQDLSKEIMSLKEERDALKAECENLKSFHKRMEEAKASTKSLLDTGDLRTLVEEIRQELSYEKDLNANLRLQLNKTQESNAELVLAVQDLDEMLEQKNKEIYNLSNNHEPNKNSHEMERKSSKYETEDDEDQKELEELAREHSDAKETYLLEQKILDLYGEIELYKRDKDELEMQMEQLALDYEILKQENHDIAYKLEQNQLQEQLKIQYECSSPPPAIEGIESHTESLENQLKNQSEELSNSMATIKELEDQVCKLEAQISKLEEEMEKQARGFESDVDALRRDKAEQEQRAIQAEEALRKSRSTESHIKSLESQLMKESEELSHSLATIKILEAQISRLEEQLEKQADEFEVDLDAVTRDKIEQEQRAIHAEEALQNVTSTVESLENQLVKQSDELSNSQATIKVREAQISRLEEKMEKQARGFEAELDTVMCNKVEQEQRAINAEEALQESRSTERCIEVLENQLKKQSEELSDSLATIKVLETQISRLEEEMEKQAHGFETDLDAVTRDKIEQEQRAIRAEEILRKTRLRNANTAERLQEEFKRLSVQMASTFDANEKATMRAMKEASELRARKRLVEQMLHKVKEELHSVKGDYEVKLIGLSNQIDVMTVKIQQMSLEIEDKSKQLENQKNHDEQVSSDFPEEMQNLKAENERLKAEISCFSEHLVQQETLRTELEAMKKSVEESETLLQRKTVERNELVITIVLLKEEAEQLLDELSKMRDLKNEKETVGSRDLQSELEELRAQYDALKRSLSEDEAEIEKLRKQIFQLKGELKKKDDALANNEKKLKDRNGHTQLSDGAKTSPKNKKSAPNSQNSKEMASLREKVKMLEALIKSKETALETSTSSFLEKERELQSKIEELEDKVEEFSQSIALQTVVEDKCVTVEPPNDSACVSGQNGAAAALSLSKSDANSLEKEADMSRVDNGDGNLCSDMLTELLLLKERNKLMENELKEIQERYSEMSLKFAEVEGERQKLVMTVRYLKNSRKGGQ; this comes from the exons ATGTTCAGGCCTGCAAGATGGAGAACCGACAAGAACAAGGTCAAAGCTGTTTTCAAGCTCCAATTCCATGTGACTCAG ATGCTGCAATCTGGAGTGGATGCATTGGTGCTCTCTATAGTCCCTGTAGACATTGGAAAAGCAACAACAAGATTAGACAAAGCTTCCGTTAATGGTGGAATTTGTAGATGGGACAATCCTGTCTATGAAACTGTCAAGTTTGTTCAGGACTCCAAGACTGGAAAATTCACTGAGAGAATCTATTACTTTGTGCTCTCCACT GGGTTATCCAAAGCTAGCACCATTGGTGAAGTTTCTATAGACTTTGCAGATTATGCTGAGGCTACAAAGCCTTCCTCTGTCTCTCTTCCCTTCAAGAATTCTCGTTGTGACGCTGTTTTGCAT GTATCAATTCAGAGACTACAAGAAAACAATGATAAAAG agaggaagaagaatgcgAAGATGGAAAAATAAAACATgatgctaataataataataagagcttGAGAACCTATTTAACCAATGGACATGCAGATGAAAGCACCAGAAGTGATGCATCTGAA GACGTTTCTGCCAAATCAAACACCAGAGGAGCTGAATTGAGTGCTGATTGTAGGACTTCTAGTGGATCTGACTTAACATTGTCAAGTTCTGAGGGCAGCGGTGGGCTTGATACACCTCGAGAACACGGAGTAAGAAATGCTAGCATCCAACCCAACACGAATGGTTTTGTTTCTCCTCCAGGGCACCCTCAGGACCCTCAAAATCCTGCTGCAAATGCCACAGTGTATGATGTGCAACAGAGACCACAATGGGGCTGGTTAGCTGCTTCAGAACATGGTTTGAGTACAGACAATTCAACAAATGATTCTCAGGATGCCCTACCAAAGGAAGGGTCCCAACCAGCAGCTGATATGGAAATTGAAAGGCTCAAAGCTGAACTTACTGCCATTGCCAGGCAGAAGGATATGTCAGACTTGGAACTACAGACTCTCAAGAAACAAATCATAAAGGAAAGCAAAAAGGGACAGGACCTCTCAAAGGAAATCATGAGCTTGAAGGAGGAAAGAGATGCACTCAAAGCAGAATGTGAGAATCTCAAGTCTTttcacaaaagaatggaagaggcTAAAGCAAGCACCAAGTCACTACTGGATACTGGAGACCTTCGCACTCTTGTTGAGGAAATTAGACAAGAACTGAGTTATGAGAAGGACCTTAATGCAAATCTTCGATTACAGTTAAACAAGACGCAAGAATCAAATGCTGAACTTGTTCTCGCTGTGCAGGACCTGGATGAAATGTTAGAgcagaaaaataaggaaataTATAATCTTTCGAATAACCATGAACCGAATAAGAACTCTCATGAGATGGAGAGGAAAAGTTCAAAATATGAAACAGAAGATGATGAAGATCAGAAAGAATTGGAAGAGCTGGCTAGGGAGCACAGCGATGCCAAGGAGACTTACTTACTTGAGCAAAAAATTTTAGATCTGTATGGCGAAATAGAGTTGTATAAGAGAGACAAAGACGAGTTAGAGATGCAGATGGAGCAGCTTGCACTAGACTATGAGATATTGAAACAGGAAAACCATGACATAGCATACAAGCTGGAACAGAACCAACTGCAAGAACAGTTGAAAATACAATATGAATGCTCATCTCCTCCTCCTGCTATAGAGGGGATCGAAAGCCACACTGAGAGTCTGGAGAATCAACTCAAGAATCAGTCAGAAGAATTGTCAAATTCTATGGCTACTATCAAGGAGCTTGAAGACCAAGTCTGCAAGTTAGAGGCACAAATCAGCAAGTTAGAGGAGGAAATGGAGAAACAGGCCCGTGGGTTTGAATCTGATGTAGATGCTCTGAGACGTGACAAAGCTGAACAGGAGCAAAGAGCCATCCAAGCTGAGGAGGCTTTGCGTAAGAGCAGGAGCACAGAAAGCCATATCAAAAGTCTGGAAAGTCAACTTATGAAAGAGTCAGAAGAATTGTCACATTCCCTGGCTACTATCAAGATACTTGAAGCCCAAATCAGCAGGTTAGAGGAGCAACTAGAGAAACAAGCTGAtgagtttgaagttgatctagATGCTGTGACACGTGACAAAATCGAACAGGAGCAAAGAGCCATCCATGCTGAGGAAGCTTTGCAAAATGTCACGAGCACTGTCGAGAGTTTGGAAAATCAACTTGTGAAACAATCAGATGAATTGTCGAATTCTCAGGCTACTATCAAGGTACGTGAAGCCCAAATTAGCCGGTTAGAGGAGAAAATGGAGAAACAGGCCCGTGGGTTTGAAGCTGAGCTTGATACTGTGATGTGTAACAAAGTTGAGCAGGAGCAAAGAGCCATCAATGCTGAGGAAGCCTTGCAAGAGAGCAGGAGCACTGAACGTTGTATTGAGGTTCTGGAAAATCAACTTAAGAAACAATCAGAAGAATTGTCAGATTCTCTGGCTACTATCAAGGTACTTGAAACCCAAATCAGCAGGTTAGAGGAGGAAATGGAGAAACAAGCTCATGGATTTGAAACTGATCTAGATGCTGTGACACGTGACAAGATTGAGCAGGAGCAAAGAGCCATCCGAGCTGAGGAAATTTTGCGTAAGACAAGGCTTAGAAATGCTAATACTGCTGAGAGGCTTCAAGAAGAATTCAAAAGGCTCTCAGTGCAAATGGCCTCTACATTTGATGCAAATGAGAAGGCTACCATGAGAGCAATGAAAGAAGCTAGCGAACTTCGTGCCAGAAAAAGACTGGTGGAACAAATGCTGCATAAAGTCAAAGAAGAGCTTCACTCTGTCAAAGGTGATTATGAGGTAAAACTGATTGGGCTTTCCAATCAAATTGATGTCATGACAGTCAAAATACAACAGATGTCGTTGGAAATTGAGGACAAGTCCAAGCAGCTTGAAAATCAGAAGAATCATGATGAACAAGTTAGTAGTGATTTCCCTGAGGAAATGCAGAATCTAAAAGCTGAGAATGAAAGGCTTAAAGCAGAGATTTCATGCTTCTCAGAGCACTTAGTACAACAAGAAACTTTGAGAACGGAACTGGAAGCTATGAAGAAATCAGTTGAAGAATCTGAGACTCTGTTGCAGAGAAAGACCGTGGAAAGAAATGAGCTGGTGATTACAATTGTTTTATTGAAGGAGGAGGCAGAACAGCTGCTTGATGAATTAAGTAAAATGAGGGAtctcaaaaatgaaaaagaaacagTGGGTAGTAGAGACTTGCAGTCAGAGTTAGAAGAACTTAGGGCTCAATATGATGCCTTGAAACGTTCTCTTTCTGAGGATGAGGCTGAGatagaaaaattaagaaaacaaattTTCCAGCTAAAGGGTGAACTAAAGAAAAAGGATGATGCATTAGCCAACAATGAGAAGAAGCTCAAGGATAGGAATGGACACACACAACTTTCTGATGGAGCTAAAACCAGTCCAAAGAACAAAAAATCTGCTCCAAATtctcaaaattcaaaagaaatggCAAGCCTCAGagagaaagtaaaaatgctcGAG GCCCTGATAAAGTCAAAGGAAACTGCATTGGAAACGTCAACTTCCTCTTTTCTGGAGAAGGAAAGGGAACTGCAGTCCAAAATTGAGGAACTGGAGGACAAGGTGGAGGAATTCAGTCAGAGCATTGCACTGCAAACG GTTGTCGAGGATAAGTGTGTTACAGTTGAGCCTCCTAATGATTCTGCATGTGTGTCTGGACAAAACGGTGCTGCTGCTGCGTTGTCATTATCCAAGAG CGATGCAAATTCCTTAGAGAAAGAAGCAGATATGTCCAGAGTGGATAATGGGGATGGCAACCTTTGCAGCGACATGTTAACcgaattgttgttgttgaaggaAAGAAACAAATTGATGGAAAATGAGCTGAAAGAGATTCAAGAAAGATACTCCGAAATGAGTCTAAAGTTTGCAGAGGTAGAAGGTGAAAGACAGAAGCTTGTTATGACTGTACGGTATCTCAAGAATTCACGCAAGGGTGGTCAGTGA
- the LOC112790927 gene encoding remorin, with amino-acid sequence MFMGETSDNNSNSSDSEDVPHYSYTENNKLLKYQEAATSSARKDTGDLDGPLARLEAEKKRALIKAWEESEKTKIDNRAYKMQFAVGLWEDSKKASVEAKLKKNAEKMERKKAEYFEKMQNKIAEIHRMAEEKRAGIEAQRGKGLLKIEDTAENFRTRGYSPKKILSCFSA; translated from the exons ATGTTCATGGGAGAGACCTCTGACAATAACTCAAACTCATCGGACTCCGAGGATGTTCCTCACTACTCTTATACCGAAAACAATAAACTCCTCAAATATCAAG AGGCGGCAACTTCTTCTGCCAGAAAGGATACAGGGGATTTAGATGGTCCGCTTGCAAGACTTGAAGCAGAGAAGAAACGGGCTTTGATTAAAGCATGGGAAGAAAGTGAGAAGACTAAAATAGACAACAG GGCTTATAAGATGCAATTTGCTGTTGGATTATGGGAGGATAGCAAGAAAGCGTCGGTTGAGGCAAAGCTTAAGAAAAATGCT GAAAAAATGGAGAGAAAGAAGGCTGAGTATTTCGAAAAGATGCAAAATAAAATTGCCGAAATTCATCGGATGGCAGAGGAAAAAAGAGCAGGAATTGAAGCTCAAAGAGGGAAAGGATTGCTCAAGATAGAGGACACTGCTGAGAATTTTCGCACACGTGGCTATTCCCCAAAGAAAATCCTTTCATGCTTTAGTGCTTAa